A section of the Sceloporus undulatus isolate JIND9_A2432 ecotype Alabama chromosome 3, SceUnd_v1.1, whole genome shotgun sequence genome encodes:
- the FOXI2 gene encoding forkhead box protein I2, producing MEDRSWGMRGKGRGRRGRPSFLLGGGASGAALSLCLPPPPGRHLFWVPCSGPALHVVPLCLWEEEGDDEPFGGPPSASRPPPARELLLDSDASAAVYGEPRSLLFPVGACYGGEPALMGSPGAGGGVGGGSQPAPCLWPSSSSSGPSPLPFLAAAPSAPELGCWLSRPPYSYSALIALALQSAPSRKMTLSQIYQFVAGRFPFYRRSSHAGGWQNSIRHNLSLNDCFTKVPRHQDDPGKGNYWTLDPNCEKMFDNGNFRRKRKRRSDAGNGPGAPSKVEDKSSSCAVPQALEPHNLGSVPLRCSPGLMTDCKSPSLSSSRCFSTFVSAMNAVAHSRNGFSRQFFGGPGSEFIPGRQNGPGLSSCSVSHSSPPTGFELSSQSNTRMNYYAGTSGQSNCLSTPGLSTFSVNNLIYSREGTEV from the exons atggaggacaggtcctggggaaTGAGGGGGAAGGGACGAGGCCGGAGGGGGAGACCTTCCttcctcttgggggggggggcctctggGGCGGCGCTGTccctctgcctgcctcctcctcctgggcggCACCTGTTCTGGGTGCCCTGCTCGGGTCCAGCGCTCCATGTTGTGCCTCTCTGcctctgggaggaggagggagacgaTGAACCCTTTGGAGGGCCCCCCTCCGCCTCGCGTCCTCCTCCGGCGCGAGAGCTGCTGCTGGACTCCGACGCCTCCGCCGCCGTCTATGGAGAGCCCCGGAGCCTGCTCTTCCCCGTCGGGGCTTGCTATGGCGGGGAGCCTGCTCTGATGGGGAGCCCAGGAGCAGGAGGGGGAGTCGGAGGGGGCAGCCAGCCTGCTCCCTGCCtgtggccctcctcctcctcctcggggcccTCGCCGCTGCCCTTCCTGGCTGCCGCCCCGTCTGCTCCGGAGCTGGGCTGCTGGCTCTCCCGCCCTCCCTACTCCTACTCGGCCCTGATCGCCCTGGCCCTGCAGAGCGCCCCCTCCAGGAAGATGACCCTCAGCCAGATCTACCAGTTCGTGGCCGGGCGATTCCCCTTCTACCGCCGCAGCAGCCACGCCGGCGGATGGCAGAACTCCATCCGACACAACCTCTCCCTCAACGACTGCTTCACCAAGGTCCCCCGGCACCAGGACGACCCCG GTAAAGGCAATTATTGGACCCTGGATCCAAACTGTGAGAAGATGTTTGACAACGGCAACttcagaaggaaaaggaaaagacgATCTGACGCTGGCAATGGACCCGGAGCACCCAGCAAAGTGGAGGATAAAAGCAGCAGTTGTGCAGTCCCACAAGCCCTTGAACCCCACAACTTGGGCTCAGTTCCTCTGCGATGCTCTCCAGGTCTGATGACTGACTGCAAATCCCCCAGCCTGAGCTCCAGTCGTTGTTTCTCCACATTTGTTTCTGCCATGAATGCCGTAGCCCATAGTCGGAATGGTTTTTCCAGGCAGTTTTTTGGTGGTCCAGGGTCTGAATTTATACCTGGCAGGCAGAATGGGCCTGGCCTGAGTTCTTGTTCTGTTTCCCACAGCAGCCCACCCACAGGATTCGAACTCAGTTCTCAGTCCAACACTAGGATGAATTACTATGCAGGCACTAGTGGACAGTCGAATTGCCTCAGCACCCCGGGCCTGAGTACCTTCAGTGTGAACAATCTGATCTATAGCAGAGAAGGGACAGAGGTCTGA